A genomic region of Bernardetia sp. ABR2-2B contains the following coding sequences:
- a CDS encoding DUF4177 domain-containing protein, giving the protein MKEYKLESLIYYSKMFANKEHIIEKSTKDIQEKLNELASKGYRLVSTDATDFGIAVYFYLYFEKEV; this is encoded by the coding sequence ATGAAAGAATACAAATTAGAATCATTGATTTACTACTCAAAGATGTTTGCCAATAAAGAGCATATAATTGAAAAGTCAACAAAAGACATTCAGGAAAAATTAAACGAACTTGCATCGAAAGGTTACAGACTGGTATCAACCGATGCAACAGATTTTGGAATTGCTGTTTATTTTTATCTCTATTTTGAAAAAGAAGTTTAA
- a CDS encoding IS4 family transposase, with product MLYQPLEHWSEREFMGCGVEDLREAKSISKMADKLLATPENSFSSSVGNSLRKAAWRIFSKEEVDISYGHYRQSSLRCSSESMVLVHQDTTDLNFGGHLASEGLGDLGGSTGKPILGLCVHSALVTTEAGIPLGLISQKIWAPTVGSKEKKVIPHLPIEEKESYRWLEALQDISHRLKDVSKVIVVSDRESDFYEYIDATRGRNVELLFRVHHLRRRVYANGEKIALGQVSFSSLSEIDVFLPKSKTREARRARLTISWGDIICPPSQRKKGSEHPLSLIIAKEMHPPKDQEAVEWYLLTTQKIVTLQQALLCIEHYKKRWTIERWHYVLKQGLRVEKLQFDTFTSLSNAISLLSIVAWQLYLLKKLAEDYEDISADQVLTKIQLEVLGKQSQKKIRYLQEALIRIAVLGGFTPSKKQPLPGEMTIWKGYKMLSLIVQGYKLANPKKYGTG from the coding sequence ATGTTATATCAACCTTTGGAACATTGGAGCGAACGAGAATTTATGGGTTGTGGTGTTGAAGACTTACGAGAAGCGAAGAGTATTTCGAAGATGGCAGATAAATTATTAGCTACTCCAGAAAACTCTTTCAGTAGTAGCGTAGGTAATAGCCTACGAAAAGCAGCTTGGCGTATTTTTTCAAAGGAAGAAGTAGATATTAGCTACGGACATTATCGTCAATCTTCTCTTCGTTGTTCTTCTGAATCTATGGTTTTGGTTCACCAGGATACAACAGATTTGAATTTTGGAGGTCATTTGGCTAGTGAAGGTTTAGGTGACTTAGGAGGTAGTACTGGCAAGCCTATTCTAGGTCTTTGTGTTCATAGTGCTTTAGTTACTACGGAAGCAGGTATTCCTTTGGGTTTGATTTCACAAAAGATATGGGCGCCTACAGTGGGCAGTAAAGAAAAAAAAGTAATTCCTCACCTTCCAATAGAAGAAAAAGAAAGTTATCGTTGGTTAGAGGCTCTACAAGATATTAGCCATCGTTTAAAAGATGTTTCTAAGGTAATTGTAGTTTCTGATAGAGAGAGTGATTTTTATGAATATATTGATGCTACTCGTGGTAGAAATGTGGAGTTGTTATTTAGAGTGCATCATTTACGTCGTAGAGTATATGCAAATGGAGAGAAGATAGCTCTAGGGCAAGTTAGTTTTTCATCATTATCAGAGATAGATGTTTTTCTACCTAAGAGCAAAACTAGAGAAGCTAGAAGAGCTCGTCTTACAATAAGCTGGGGAGATATTATTTGCCCACCTTCGCAAAGGAAAAAGGGATCAGAACATCCTTTATCTCTTATTATAGCTAAAGAAATGCACCCTCCCAAAGATCAAGAGGCAGTAGAATGGTATCTACTAACCACTCAAAAAATAGTTACCCTTCAACAGGCACTTCTTTGTATAGAACACTACAAAAAACGTTGGACTATTGAGCGTTGGCATTATGTGCTTAAACAGGGTTTACGAGTAGAAAAACTACAGTTTGATACATTTACTTCACTATCTAATGCTATAAGCTTACTCTCCATTGTAGCTTGGCAACTTTATTTGCTCAAAAAACTGGCAGAAGACTATGAAGATATTTCTGCTGATCAAGTATTGACAAAGATACAACTAGAGGTGTTAGGAAAACAAAGTCAGAAAAAAATACGCTACCTTCAAGAGGCTTTGATACGCATCGCTGTGTTAGGTGGATTTACACCATCTAAAAAACAACCTCTACCTGGCGAAATGACAATATGGAAAGGGTATAAGATGCTTAGTTTAATAGTTCAAGGCTATAAACTGGCTAACCCAAAAAAATATGGGACAGGATAA